A stretch of Petrotoga mexicana DSM 14811 DNA encodes these proteins:
- a CDS encoding endonuclease MutS2 — protein MLEKTYKDLEIEKILNLISTYTHTDYGKAYFFKNVKMYKDLTELDREVNISRVFFDMAIKGTLKDLYGLSYIPSIMEKISNKESVEGREFRKIGEFLEEGYAIHKYYSGINDLLTDKLSDYKPLLELKDHIFKVFTPEGEIKDNASIELKRIRNGIDTVKRQLNIEFNKIKSKYIKYLSLDQPVERNGRLCIALKSENRNVIKGITVGRSDSGATLFVEPDTIIELNEKLTDLFSQEKNEINRILSNLTFELQKNKFKIEKNIEIIEYIDGNIAKARYAKDMNAVFTQPHTTKKILLKELKHPLIPKEKIVPIDVELDRNGMIITGPNTGGKTVSLKSIGLAFFMAHSGLPVLALKAEVPFIEEIYTDIGDQQDISQNLSTFSAHLLNLKNILENVNEKSLVLIDELGTGTDPIEGAALSKAILKYLLMKGSIIFATSHLSEIKTFSLEEEKLLAASMSFDIETLKPTYKLMVGVPGASHAIEIAERLGIDPQIVEESKINLNEEFSQSEKILSRLTSIHNEYEESLERIKKKEKEIDKMKKEYEEKLQKLKKKEIESLEPELYQLKEQIKNMRNQIQTILKEIKQKKDQIDSQEISKKLKESENMASQLEEMRKTLSQNQKGRKIEKSKIKVGMKVKTSNNIEGTVKRVTNSKITVQIDGSPIEITYNPTEIEPVINTDKEKNEEKRIYVKIDQKKSVKSELDIRGYSVNEAIPEIEKFISDLISSGIKEGRIIHGKGTGKLAMGIWDYLRKSSLIKDFKIARSEEGGTGATVIEV, from the coding sequence ATTTTAGAAAAAACCTACAAGGATTTGGAAATCGAAAAAATATTAAATTTAATTTCAACCTATACTCATACCGATTATGGGAAAGCGTATTTTTTTAAAAATGTAAAAATGTACAAAGATCTAACAGAATTAGACCGAGAAGTGAACATTTCTCGAGTTTTTTTTGATATGGCGATTAAAGGTACATTAAAAGATTTGTATGGTTTAAGTTATATCCCTTCGATAATGGAAAAGATAAGCAACAAGGAAAGTGTTGAAGGGAGAGAATTCAGAAAGATTGGAGAGTTTTTGGAGGAAGGTTATGCCATCCACAAATATTACAGCGGTATAAACGATCTACTCACTGATAAGTTATCAGATTACAAACCTCTACTTGAGTTAAAAGATCATATCTTTAAAGTTTTTACTCCTGAAGGAGAAATTAAAGATAACGCCTCAATCGAATTAAAAAGAATAAGAAACGGCATAGACACGGTAAAACGTCAATTAAATATAGAATTCAACAAGATAAAAAGTAAGTATATTAAATACCTTTCTTTAGACCAACCTGTAGAAAGAAACGGAAGGTTATGCATAGCGTTAAAGAGTGAAAATAGAAATGTCATAAAGGGTATTACCGTAGGAAGATCCGATTCCGGTGCTACTTTGTTCGTAGAACCAGATACCATTATAGAACTAAATGAAAAGCTTACAGATTTATTCTCACAAGAGAAGAACGAAATCAATAGGATACTTTCAAATTTGACCTTTGAACTTCAAAAAAACAAATTTAAAATAGAAAAAAATATAGAAATAATAGAATATATAGACGGCAATATAGCGAAAGCAAGATACGCCAAAGATATGAATGCAGTATTCACTCAACCCCATACTACTAAAAAGATTCTTCTCAAAGAACTAAAACACCCTTTAATACCAAAAGAAAAAATAGTCCCCATAGATGTAGAACTGGATAGAAACGGGATGATAATAACGGGCCCCAACACAGGGGGTAAAACGGTTTCTTTGAAATCAATTGGATTAGCCTTTTTTATGGCTCATTCTGGTTTACCAGTCTTAGCTTTAAAGGCTGAAGTACCTTTTATAGAAGAAATATACACGGATATAGGTGACCAACAAGATATATCTCAAAATCTAAGCACTTTTTCTGCCCATTTGTTGAACTTAAAAAACATACTTGAAAACGTTAATGAAAAATCTCTTGTATTGATAGATGAATTAGGAACAGGGACCGATCCCATTGAAGGAGCCGCCTTAAGCAAAGCTATTTTGAAATATCTGCTAATGAAAGGGTCAATAATATTTGCTACTTCACATCTGTCTGAGATTAAAACATTCTCTTTGGAAGAAGAAAAACTACTCGCCGCTTCTATGTCTTTTGATATTGAAACACTTAAACCTACATACAAACTAATGGTAGGCGTACCTGGAGCATCCCATGCCATTGAAATAGCAGAAAGATTGGGGATTGACCCTCAGATAGTAGAAGAAAGTAAAATAAATCTCAATGAAGAATTTTCACAAAGTGAAAAAATACTCAGTAGATTAACTTCTATTCACAATGAATACGAAGAAAGTTTAGAAAGGATCAAAAAGAAAGAAAAAGAGATCGATAAAATGAAAAAAGAGTACGAAGAAAAACTACAAAAACTAAAGAAAAAAGAGATAGAAAGTCTCGAACCCGAGTTGTACCAACTTAAAGAACAGATAAAAAATATGAGAAACCAGATTCAAACCATATTAAAAGAGATCAAGCAAAAAAAAGATCAAATCGATTCACAAGAAATCAGCAAAAAACTAAAAGAATCTGAAAATATGGCTTCACAACTTGAAGAGATGAGAAAAACGTTATCTCAAAATCAAAAAGGGCGAAAAATTGAAAAGTCTAAGATAAAAGTTGGGATGAAAGTAAAAACTTCCAATAATATTGAAGGAACGGTAAAAAGAGTAACAAACTCGAAGATAACCGTTCAGATTGATGGTTCTCCGATAGAGATAACTTATAATCCAACGGAAATTGAGCCTGTAATTAACACAGATAAAGAAAAAAACGAAGAAAAAAGAATTTACGTTAAAATAGATCAAAAGAAAAGTGTAAAATCCGAATTAGATATTAGGGGTTATTCAGTAAATGAAGCTATACCCGAAATAGAAAAATTTATTTCGGATTTAATAAGTTCTGGGATAAAAGAAGGAAGAATAATACACGGAAAAGGAACAGGGAAACTAGCTATGGGAATTTGGGATTATTTAAGAAAATCATCTCTAATTAAAGATTTCAAAATCGCTCGAAGTGAAGAAGGAGGAACAGGGGCGACAGTAATAGAAGTTTAA